In one Kitasatospora cineracea genomic region, the following are encoded:
- a CDS encoding ABC transporter permease, with the protein MSARTRPLRAEWAKFATLRPLWASPLLAVALSAGITTAVQAAYGHSDHSLRDDPMEGLFYGLNFGQVAVACLGVLLIGQEYASGTLATSLAAVPDRLRFYRAKLLLGAGLGLAVGLATVGAQLAATIGTVGLDPTVPGTARALAAGVLYHPLLLVLCLALTTALRNQTAALGLLPPAVFLGTTVLAGIPGIREAAQFLPDRAGQYALRLDDAPGTHYGHTTGLLLMAAWTAAAVLVGLRTLRRKDA; encoded by the coding sequence CTGCGCGCCGAGTGGGCGAAGTTCGCCACCCTGCGCCCGCTGTGGGCGTCCCCGCTGCTCGCGGTGGCCCTCAGCGCCGGGATCACCACGGCCGTTCAGGCCGCGTACGGGCACTCGGACCACTCGCTGCGGGACGACCCGATGGAGGGCCTGTTCTACGGGCTGAACTTCGGCCAGGTCGCGGTCGCCTGCCTGGGCGTCCTGCTGATCGGCCAGGAGTACGCCTCCGGGACGCTGGCCACCTCGCTCGCCGCCGTCCCGGACCGGCTCCGGTTCTACCGCGCCAAGCTCCTGCTCGGCGCGGGCCTGGGCCTGGCCGTCGGCCTGGCCACCGTCGGCGCCCAACTGGCCGCCACCATCGGCACGGTGGGCCTGGACCCGACCGTCCCCGGCACCGCCCGGGCACTGGCCGCGGGAGTCCTCTACCACCCGCTGCTGCTCGTCCTGTGCCTGGCGCTCACCACCGCGCTGCGCAACCAGACCGCGGCACTCGGCCTGCTCCCGCCCGCCGTCTTCCTCGGCACCACCGTCCTGGCCGGCATCCCCGGCATCCGGGAAGCCGCCCAGTTCCTCCCGGACCGGGCCGGCCAGTACGCCCTGCGCCTCGACGACGCCCCGGGCACCCACTACGGCCACACCACCGGCCTGCTCCTGATGGCCGCCTGGACGGCAGCGGCAGTCCTCGTCGGACTGCGCACCCTGCGCCGCAAGGACGCGTGA
- a CDS encoding DUF6350 family protein: MTQLMGRPILGLPSDLDSRSTLTDLLTGVRTALLTLSVVAAPVFGLWVLAPYGDDTAQDAARAVFGLWLLGHGAPLARGPQDAPVTVAPLLLTAVTAVLLSRAGHRQARRARGRGWVRWRSPLTVYAGYLLVAALAVAQCTDPRALLHSRAVADLAAVALLAAAGLGHGLWSGLGRPWALPRLPLPSAYWPDGAGAAVGRALAGWLLELTAGGGAVFAVAVLLGSAGQDAQRLGGGAADWLGLLLACLLLVPNGLLWAASYALGAGFAVGTGGHAGPLGTRLDPVPDFPLLTLLPADRGPDWHLLACAAPLAAATATALLLGRAATRWTPTQTVAVAAATALAAAGPGLLAGYAAGGALGPGRMSELGPVPWQFALAQSAWLLAVALPGALLHRWWLGRRGDGAGPVVRARVGAYRLVCRLAA, encoded by the coding sequence ATGACGCAGCTGATGGGCCGTCCGATCCTGGGCCTGCCGAGCGACTTGGACAGTCGCTCCACCCTCACCGACCTGCTCACCGGCGTCCGCACCGCGCTGCTCACCCTGTCCGTGGTCGCCGCCCCGGTGTTCGGCCTGTGGGTGCTGGCCCCGTACGGCGACGACACGGCGCAGGACGCCGCCCGGGCCGTCTTCGGGCTCTGGCTGCTCGGCCACGGCGCCCCCCTGGCCCGCGGCCCGCAGGACGCCCCGGTGACCGTCGCCCCGCTGCTGCTCACCGCCGTCACCGCCGTGCTGCTCTCCCGGGCCGGACACCGCCAGGCCCGGCGCGCCCGGGGGCGCGGATGGGTCCGCTGGCGCTCCCCGCTCACCGTGTACGCCGGGTACCTGCTGGTCGCGGCCCTCGCCGTCGCCCAGTGCACCGACCCGCGGGCCCTGCTGCACTCCCGGGCGGTCGCCGACCTCGCCGCCGTCGCCCTGCTCGCCGCCGCCGGGCTCGGCCACGGCCTGTGGTCCGGCCTCGGCCGCCCCTGGGCCCTGCCCCGGCTGCCGCTTCCGTCCGCGTACTGGCCGGACGGCGCCGGGGCCGCCGTCGGCCGGGCCCTGGCCGGCTGGCTGCTCGAGCTGACGGCCGGCGGCGGGGCGGTGTTCGCCGTCGCCGTGCTGCTCGGCTCCGCCGGACAGGACGCGCAGCGGCTCGGCGGCGGGGCGGCCGACTGGCTCGGACTGCTGCTGGCCTGCCTGCTGCTGGTGCCCAACGGGCTCCTCTGGGCCGCGAGTTACGCCCTCGGGGCGGGCTTCGCGGTCGGTACCGGCGGCCACGCCGGACCGCTCGGCACCCGGCTCGACCCCGTCCCCGACTTCCCGCTGCTCACCCTGCTGCCCGCCGACCGCGGCCCCGACTGGCACCTGCTCGCCTGCGCCGCCCCGCTCGCCGCCGCGACCGCCACCGCCCTGCTGCTCGGCCGCGCCGCCACCCGCTGGACCCCGACCCAGACCGTCGCCGTCGCCGCCGCCACCGCCCTCGCCGCCGCCGGGCCCGGCCTGCTCGCCGGGTACGCCGCCGGCGGCGCGCTCGGCCCCGGCCGGATGTCCGAACTCGGCCCGGTGCCCTGGCAGTTCGCCCTCGCCCAGAGCGCCTGGCTGCTCGCCGTGGCGCTCCCGGGGGCACTGCTGCACCGCTGGTGGCTCGGCCGCCGCGGCGACGGCGCGGGCCCGGTGGTCCGGGCCCGGGTCGGGGCGTACCGGCTGGTGTGCCGCCTCGCCGCGTAG
- a CDS encoding LuxR C-terminal-related transcriptional regulator: protein MTSPSTAEPEPTIGTSPRAREDAELLLRRLAPHEAQALARLAAGDDLRATARHLGVAPSTARNHLNRAIRKLGVRDREEALALLAALAPEAPRAPSPDAPSSPPAAEFVGPPRPDAPAPEPAAEPAPATFDEFAARVHTRLVQQTFLLTGHRHRAVHCVHLALGAAARRWAEVAADPDPEGRVRGAAFDLALSPWHRGGPRRAHLLRWPRRRIAVDAAGAPEPPEPPQKLTHRDRALVKALLRLSRPRRRALVLHDTLGLPVEQVAVEVESSTAAAAGRVRAARAALALEVPALVGADPEEPGFAERLAELLHRAAVHGCPGPRLPSTARLVADSRLHTGLVTGAAAALTAVVGGAIAATLLGVGPSGMVRPEPVRQTACTSAGSGSAGPAAPDGAPGLRTPWCGPTPGVPVRVAGGPVGPLPPPLAPAATADLPGPDALPPGPFAARRPLFAAPPPERRPLPPPLAGPCGPVEHCGPPRTP, encoded by the coding sequence GTGACCTCGCCCTCGACCGCCGAGCCCGAGCCGACCATCGGAACCTCGCCCAGGGCCCGCGAGGACGCCGAACTCCTGCTCCGCCGCCTCGCCCCGCACGAGGCCCAGGCCCTGGCCCGGCTGGCCGCCGGCGACGACCTGCGCGCGACGGCCCGGCACCTGGGCGTCGCCCCCAGCACCGCCCGCAACCACCTCAACCGGGCGATCCGCAAACTCGGCGTCCGCGACCGCGAGGAGGCCCTCGCGCTGCTCGCCGCCCTCGCCCCGGAAGCACCCCGGGCACCCTCTCCCGACGCACCGTCGTCCCCGCCCGCCGCCGAGTTCGTCGGCCCCCCGCGCCCGGACGCTCCCGCCCCCGAGCCCGCGGCCGAGCCCGCCCCCGCCACCTTCGACGAGTTCGCCGCCCGGGTGCACACCCGCCTGGTCCAGCAGACCTTCCTGCTGACCGGCCACCGCCACCGCGCCGTGCACTGCGTGCACCTGGCGCTGGGCGCGGCCGCCCGCCGGTGGGCGGAGGTGGCGGCGGACCCCGACCCGGAGGGGCGGGTGCGCGGGGCGGCGTTCGACCTGGCGCTGTCGCCCTGGCACCGGGGCGGCCCGCGGCGGGCGCACCTGCTGCGGTGGCCGCGGCGCCGGATCGCGGTCGACGCGGCGGGCGCGCCCGAACCGCCCGAGCCGCCGCAGAAGCTGACCCACCGCGACCGGGCGCTGGTGAAGGCGCTGCTGCGGCTGTCGCGGCCGCGGCGGCGGGCGCTGGTGCTGCACGACACGCTGGGCCTGCCGGTGGAGCAGGTCGCGGTGGAGGTGGAGTCGAGCACGGCGGCCGCCGCGGGCCGGGTGCGGGCGGCCCGGGCCGCGCTGGCCCTGGAGGTGCCGGCGCTGGTCGGCGCGGACCCGGAGGAGCCGGGGTTCGCGGAGCGGCTGGCGGAGCTGCTGCACCGGGCGGCGGTGCACGGCTGCCCGGGCCCGCGGCTGCCGTCCACGGCGCGGCTGGTGGCGGACAGCCGGCTGCACACCGGCCTGGTGACGGGCGCGGCGGCGGCGCTGACGGCCGTGGTGGGCGGGGCGATCGCGGCCACCCTGCTGGGGGTTGGCCCGTCCGGGATGGTCCGGCCGGAGCCGGTGCGGCAGACGGCCTGCACCTCGGCCGGTTCGGGCAGCGCCGGTCCGGCGGCTCCGGACGGCGCGCCGGGGCTGCGGACGCCGTGGTGCGGGCCGACGCCCGGGGTCCCGGTCCGGGTGGCCGGCGGCCCGGTCGGCCCGCTGCCGCCGCCGCTGGCCCCGGCCGCCACCGCGGACCTGCCGGGCCCGGACGCGCTGCCGCCCGGCCCGTTCGCGGCCCGCCGCCCGCTGTTCGCCGCGCCCCCGCCGGAGCGCCGCCCGCTGCCGCCGCCGCTGGCGGGCCCGTGCGGCCCGGTCGAACACTGCGGCCCGCCGCGCACGCCCTGA